The window GAGCAAGCCATCGCGCTCGCCAACGATACCGAGTATGGGTTGGGTAACGGGCTCTGGACCAAGGATGTCGACAAGGCGATCCAGGTGTCGCGCAAGCTGCAGAGTGGCACAGTGTTCGTGAACACCTTCCTGGAAACCTTGCCGCAACTGCCATTTGGTGGTTTCAAGCAGAGCGGATATGGGCGTGAGAATGGCGTGGACAGCCTGAACGAGTACCTGGAGGTGAAGTCGACCTTCATCAAGCTCGGTCAGCGCGCACCTGTGCTACCCAACACCGTGGCTTGATCCCCCTGGCGGAAGGGGTAGCCTTCCGCCTATCGTCCCTGCGATCTGAAAAGAACAATATCCCATGAAATTCAAACGCATGATCAATGTTGTCGGCGCCCACGTGGCAGGCGAGCGCAATGACGTCATCACGGGTGGCGTCCTCGATGTACCGGGCCAGACGATGTTCGACAAGATGAAGTACCTGGAGACCCAGGCAGACGACATTCGCAAGCTGATTCTGCAGGAGCCTCGTGGTTCCGTGACCCAGTGCGTGAACCTGGTGCTGCCGTCGTCCCACCCCGAGGCGGACGCGGGTTTCGTGATCATGGAGTCGGAGTTCTATCCGCCGATGTCCGGTTCAAACACTATCTGCACCGTGACCGTCCTCTTGGAAACCGGCATGATTCCCATGGTCGAGCCGGTCACGCACCTGGCTCTCGAGGCTCCGGGCGGGCTGGTGCGGGTCGAGGCCGAATGCCGGGATGGCAAGGTGCTGAGCGTCAAGTTCTCGAATGTGCCGTGTTTTGTCTTCGCGCTGGACAAGTACATCGAGGTCCCGAACCTCGGTACGCTGAAGGTCGACGTGGCCTACGGCGGCATGATCTACGTGCTGGCGGACGCCCAGGCGCTGGGATTCGATATCGTCCCGGATGAAGCCGCCACGTTGGTGACTGTGGGCGAGGCGATCAAGGCCGCGGCAGCCGAGCAGATTCCTGCGGTACACCCCGAGCAGCCGCAGATTCACACCATCAACCAGACCCTGTTTGCCGGCCCGGTTCGCGATGATCCTCAAGGCAAGCGCGCTCGCAACGGGGTGATCGTGTCTCCCGGGCGTCTCGACCGTTCCCCGTGTGGTACCGGCACCAGCGCACGCCTGGCCGTCATGCACGCGCGTGGCCAGATCGGGGTGGGCGAGAAACTCATTCACGAGTCGATCCTGAGTACCGAGTTCGTCGGTGAGATTGCCGAGACGCTGACCATCGGTGACAAGCCGGGCATCCGTCCAACGATCAAGGGGCAGGCGTATCTGACGGGCTTCCATCAGTACGTGCTTGATCCTGCCGACCCGTTCCCCACCGGTTACACGCTCAGTGATACCTGGCGCAAGAACGACTAGCACCCACAGCCCAGCTCAATGCTGGGCTGTTTTTTGCACGCCGGCAGGTGCTGGCGCCTTGAAAGGATTTCCTCATGAGCAACCTTCGCTCGACTGACGTTCGACCCACTCCAGGCCTGCGGCATTTTCAAACGGTCACGTTGATCCTGCTCGTTGTCGCCGGACTGCTGAACAACCTCGATCGCAGTGCGCTGTCGATCGCCAACCCGCTGGTCTCCCATGATCTGCAGATCACGCCATCGCAGATGGGCTTGTTGCTCTCGGCGTTTTCCCTGGTCTACGCCTTGTCGCAATTGCCCGTTGGCCTGGCGCTGGACCGGCTGGGAGCACGCCTGGTTCTCGGCTGCGGCTTGATCGTCTGGTCCCTGGCCCAGGCGTTTTGCGGCCTGGCCAACTCCTTCTCGCAAATGCTGATCGGGCGGGCGGTTCTGGGGGTGGGAGAGGCGCCACACTACCCGGCGAGCGCAAAGGCGGTCAGCGAATGGTTTGACAAGGATAGGCGGGGCGGTGCAACGGGTGTGTTTCTCCTGGCTGGAACCGTCGCTCCCGCCATTGCACCGCCCTTGCTGACCAACCTCATGCTCGCGATTGGTTGGCGCGAGATGTTCATTCTGTTGGGGGCGACGGGCGTTCTCGTCGGTATTGCCTGGCTAAGACTCTACAGGAACCGCGACACGGTCGATGTTCAGGCCGGGATGCCGTCTCGTCGTACAGGCATCTCCTTGCGCGAATGGGCGGGTCTTTTCAGGCACCTCAACACCTGGGCGATGATCTTCGGTTCGGCGGGGGTGATCTACACGATCTGGCTCTACATGTCCTGGTTGCCGGTCTATCTGCAGATGGAGCGTAAAGTGAGCATCGTTTCAGCCGGCTGGATGGCGGCCGTCCCGTACCTGCTGGGCATGTTGGGTCAGATCGCCGCCGGGCTGCTGCTGGACGCTCTGGCCAGGCGAAATGTTTCGCTGTCGTTGAGCCGCAAGATCCCGATCTGTGGTGGGCTCGTCGGCGCTGGCGTCGCCACGCTCATTGCCGCCTACACGCCGAGCCTTACGGTGGCTCTGTGTGCGATCTCGATGTCCATGTTCTTCATCTACTTTGCCAATGTCGGCACCTGGGCACTTGCCGGGGTCATGGTCGAGAGCCGATACGTGGCAACCATGGGCAGCCTGCTGACGTTTGGTGGGTACCTCGGCGGCTCGGCGGCTCCTGTGGTCACCGGTCTGCTGGTCGAGCAAACGGCCTCATTTGCGTTGGCACTGGCTATCAGTGCCAGCCTGGCCTTCCTGTCGGCCCTGATCTATGCGTTCTGCATCAGGTTGTGATGCGCGCTAACCGGCAAGTAGGAGGGCAGTGCTGACTGCCCTCGCAATGAGGCCTAGACCTTGAAGTGGCTGACCAGCGTCTGTTGCTGGTTGGCCAGAGAGGTCAGGGCCTGACTGGTTTGTGCCGATTCAGTGGCTTGCCTGGCCAGCAGGCCGGTCACGTCGCGGATCGCGGCAACGTTACGATTGACTTCCTCCGACACGGCGCTCTGCTCCTCGGCGGCGCTGGCGATCTGCAGGTTCATCTCGGTGATGGTCTCAATACTCAGGTTGACCTGTTCCAGAGCCGCGACCGCCTGCTGTGCCTGGGCCATGCTGGCGTCTGCCAGGTCATGCTGGACCTCGATGACCGCCACGACATTTCGTGTGCCGCTCTGCAACCGGTCGATGACGCCGTGAATCTCGCTGATGGAGTCCTGGGTTCGTTTGGCGAGGTGGCGGACCTCATCGGCCACGACAGCGAACCCCCGACCGCTTTCTCCCGCACGGGCCGCTTCGATTGCCGCGTTGAGGGCCAACAGATTGGTCTGCTCGGCAATGGAGCGAATCACCTCCAGTACGGAGCCGATGGTCTGGCTGCTGGCTTCCAGATGGCGTACGTCGGCCATCGCGTCGTTCATGCCTTGCGCCAGGCGCTCGATCGAGCTGGAGGCCTGTACGATAATCGTCCGGCAGCGGCCCGCTGCGGCATCACCGGCCTTTGCGGCCTCGGCCGCTTGCGCGGCATTGCGTGCGACATCCTGTGAGGTGGCGCTCATCTCGTTCGCTGCGGTAGCGACCTGGTCGACTTCGCGAAGTTGTTGGTCCATGCCGTTGCTGGTGTCGCCAGCAGCCATGGCCACCGTCTGGGCGGTGGTTCTGACCTGGTCGGAGGTCGTGCTCAACTGAGCGATCACCGGTTGAACCTTGTCCAGGAAACGATTGAACCCATTCGCCAGTTCGCCCATTTCGTCGGCCCGTTCGGATTTTAGGCGTTGAGTGAGATCACCCTCGCCATTGGCGATGTCCTGAAGCATTCCGCATACCCGTCGAATCGGGTTGCTGATTCCACGCCCCAGCAGCCACATGACAATCAGACCGACCAGGCCGACGGCGCCCCCCAGCAGGGCTTGAGCTTGCAGGCTTTGCCTGGATGACTCCTGCAGCTTTGACTGCAGGTCGAGGGCGGGGGTCATGAGCACGGGTTCCGGTACGCTGATCAGAACCTGCCAGGCCGCCGCTCCCGGGATCGGTTCGAAGGCGTTGGCCACGGTGATAAAGCCAGGATGATCCTCTACGTGACGGGCCTCACGGGTTCGCCGCGCGTCGTCGAGACGAGGGCTCCATTCGGTGGGCGCGACCGCTTTCAAGGCCTGGCCGAGCGCGTCGGCAGAGGCGCTGCGACCGCTGACAATGCCCTGTGCGCTGATGTAGGTGACATCGGCGGCGCCGGCGTACAGCCTGTCTTTGGCCTGTGTGGCCAGCTGTTGCAGCCCCTCCAGTGTCAAGTCGACACTGACCACG of the Pseudomonas vanderleydeniana genome contains:
- a CDS encoding proline racemase family protein: MKFKRMINVVGAHVAGERNDVITGGVLDVPGQTMFDKMKYLETQADDIRKLILQEPRGSVTQCVNLVLPSSHPEADAGFVIMESEFYPPMSGSNTICTVTVLLETGMIPMVEPVTHLALEAPGGLVRVEAECRDGKVLSVKFSNVPCFVFALDKYIEVPNLGTLKVDVAYGGMIYVLADAQALGFDIVPDEAATLVTVGEAIKAAAAEQIPAVHPEQPQIHTINQTLFAGPVRDDPQGKRARNGVIVSPGRLDRSPCGTGTSARLAVMHARGQIGVGEKLIHESILSTEFVGEIAETLTIGDKPGIRPTIKGQAYLTGFHQYVLDPADPFPTGYTLSDTWRKND
- a CDS encoding MFS transporter, coding for MSNLRSTDVRPTPGLRHFQTVTLILLVVAGLLNNLDRSALSIANPLVSHDLQITPSQMGLLLSAFSLVYALSQLPVGLALDRLGARLVLGCGLIVWSLAQAFCGLANSFSQMLIGRAVLGVGEAPHYPASAKAVSEWFDKDRRGGATGVFLLAGTVAPAIAPPLLTNLMLAIGWREMFILLGATGVLVGIAWLRLYRNRDTVDVQAGMPSRRTGISLREWAGLFRHLNTWAMIFGSAGVIYTIWLYMSWLPVYLQMERKVSIVSAGWMAAVPYLLGMLGQIAAGLLLDALARRNVSLSLSRKIPICGGLVGAGVATLIAAYTPSLTVALCAISMSMFFIYFANVGTWALAGVMVESRYVATMGSLLTFGGYLGGSAAPVVTGLLVEQTASFALALAISASLAFLSALIYAFCIRL
- a CDS encoding methyl-accepting chemotaxis protein, which encodes MAAGDTSNGMDQQLREVDQVATAANEMSATSQDVARNAAQAAEAAKAGDAAAGRCRTIIVQASSSIERLAQGMNDAMADVRHLEASSQTIGSVLEVIRSIAEQTNLLALNAAIEAARAGESGRGFAVVADEVRHLAKRTQDSISEIHGVIDRLQSGTRNVVAVIEVQHDLADASMAQAQQAVAALEQVNLSIETITEMNLQIASAAEEQSAVSEEVNRNVAAIRDVTGLLARQATESAQTSQALTSLANQQQTLVSHFKV